The following coding sequences are from one Macaca nemestrina isolate mMacNem1 chromosome 1, mMacNem.hap1, whole genome shotgun sequence window:
- the LOC105473225 gene encoding heat shock protein beta-7 isoform X3 yields the protein MSHRTSSTFRAERSFHSSSSSSSSSTSSSASRALPAQDPPMEKALSMFSDDFGSFMRPHSEPLAFPARPGAPGNIKTLGDAYEFAVDVRDFSPEDIIVTTSNNHIEVRAEKLAADGTVMNTFAHKCQLPEDVDPTSVTSALREDGSLTIRARRHPHTEHVQQTFRTEIKI from the exons ATGAGCCACAGGACCTCTTCCACCTTCCGAGCGGAGAGAAGTTtccattcctcctcctcttcctcctcctcttccacctcttCCTCGGCCTCCCGTGCCCTCCCGGCCCAGGACCCACCCATGGAGAAGGCCCTGAGCATGTTTTCCGATGACTTTGGCAGCTTCATGCGGCCACACTCGGAGCCCCTGGCCTTCCCAG CCCGCCCCGGGGCGCCAGGCAACATCAAGACCCTTGGAGACGCCTATGAGTTTGCAGTGGATGTGAGGGACTTCTCGCCTGAAGACATCATTGTCACCACCTCCAACAACCACATCGAGGTGCGGGCTGAGAAG CTGGCGGCTGACGGCACCGTCATGAACACCTTCGCTCACAAGTGCCAGCTGCCGGAAGACGTGGACCCGACGTCGGTGACCTCAGCTCTGCGGGAGGACGGCAGCCTCACCATCCGGGCACGGCGTCACCCGCATACAGAACATGTCCAGCAGACCTTCCGGACGGAGATCAAAATCTGA
- the LOC105473225 gene encoding heat shock protein beta-7 isoform X2, with product MSHRTSSTFRAERSFHSSSSSSSSSTSSSASRALPAQDPPMEKALSMFSDDFGSFMRPHSEPLAFPAHPTARPGAPGNIKTLGDAYEFAVDVRDFSPEDIIVTTSNNHIEVRAEKLAADGTVMNTFAHKCQLPEDVDPTSVTSALREDGSLTIRARRHPHTEHVQQTFRTEIKI from the exons ATGAGCCACAGGACCTCTTCCACCTTCCGAGCGGAGAGAAGTTtccattcctcctcctcttcctcctcctcttccacctcttCCTCGGCCTCCCGTGCCCTCCCGGCCCAGGACCCACCCATGGAGAAGGCCCTGAGCATGTTTTCCGATGACTTTGGCAGCTTCATGCGGCCACACTCGGAGCCCCTGGCCTTCCCAG CCCACCCCACAGCCCGCCCCGGGGCGCCAGGCAACATCAAGACCCTTGGAGACGCCTATGAGTTTGCAGTGGATGTGAGGGACTTCTCGCCTGAAGACATCATTGTCACCACCTCCAACAACCACATCGAGGTGCGGGCTGAGAAG CTGGCGGCTGACGGCACCGTCATGAACACCTTCGCTCACAAGTGCCAGCTGCCGGAAGACGTGGACCCGACGTCGGTGACCTCAGCTCTGCGGGAGGACGGCAGCCTCACCATCCGGGCACGGCGTCACCCGCATACAGAACATGTCCAGCAGACCTTCCGGACGGAGATCAAAATCTGA
- the LOC105473225 gene encoding heat shock protein beta-7 isoform X1 codes for MSHRTSSTFRAERSFHSSSSSSSSSTSSSASRALPAQDPPMEKALSMFSDDFGSFMRPHSEPLAFPAAHPTARPGAPGNIKTLGDAYEFAVDVRDFSPEDIIVTTSNNHIEVRAEKLAADGTVMNTFAHKCQLPEDVDPTSVTSALREDGSLTIRARRHPHTEHVQQTFRTEIKI; via the exons ATGAGCCACAGGACCTCTTCCACCTTCCGAGCGGAGAGAAGTTtccattcctcctcctcttcctcctcctcttccacctcttCCTCGGCCTCCCGTGCCCTCCCGGCCCAGGACCCACCCATGGAGAAGGCCCTGAGCATGTTTTCCGATGACTTTGGCAGCTTCATGCGGCCACACTCGGAGCCCCTGGCCTTCCCAG CAGCCCACCCCACAGCCCGCCCCGGGGCGCCAGGCAACATCAAGACCCTTGGAGACGCCTATGAGTTTGCAGTGGATGTGAGGGACTTCTCGCCTGAAGACATCATTGTCACCACCTCCAACAACCACATCGAGGTGCGGGCTGAGAAG CTGGCGGCTGACGGCACCGTCATGAACACCTTCGCTCACAAGTGCCAGCTGCCGGAAGACGTGGACCCGACGTCGGTGACCTCAGCTCTGCGGGAGGACGGCAGCCTCACCATCCGGGCACGGCGTCACCCGCATACAGAACATGTCCAGCAGACCTTCCGGACGGAGATCAAAATCTGA